A DNA window from Solanum lycopersicum chromosome 3, SLM_r2.1 contains the following coding sequences:
- the LOC101264913 gene encoding uncharacterized protein, whose protein sequence is MASSAIFNFLPSSSSSLSTLSFRNSRTQTPIFYKPLIVKASTSVDYSSSSLAGISTKNNNWVWKYKDNSVNIYYEEHHKGSDEPCKNILMIPTISDVSTVEEWRSVAKDIAGRDGKVNYRTAIVDWPGLGYSDRPKLDYNADVMEKFLVDFINAPDSPVNNSDKDLVVFGGGHAATLAVRAAKKGLVKPKAIASIAPTWAGPLPIVFGRDSSMETRYGFLRGTLRAPAVGWMMYNVLVSNEKSITSQYKSHVYADPEKVTPYIIESRFALTKRQGARYVPAAFLTGLLDPVKSREEFVQLFAELEGNIPCLVLATAGSPKRSKAEMEALKEAKGVSKYVEVPGALLPQEECPEIVAEQLYRFLQEIYEL, encoded by the exons ATGGCTTCCTCTGCTATTTTCAACTTTCTGCCATCATCTTCATCGTCATTGAGTACTCTTTCCTTTAGAAACAGCAGAACTCAAACCCCAATTTTTTACAAACCCCTTATAGTCAAAGCTTCTACTTCTGTCGATTATTCTTCCTCCTCCCTCGCCGGTATATCTACAAAG aATAATAACTGGGTATGGAAATACAAGGACAATTCTGTGAATATTTACTACGAGGAACACCACAAGGGAAGCGATGAGCCTTGTAAGAACATTTTGATGATTCCCACTATTTCAGATGTTAGTACTGTTGAGGAATGGAGATCAGTGGCTAAAGACATTGCTGGACGAGATGGTAAAGTTAATTACAGAACTGCCATTGTGGATTGGCCTGGTTTAGGTTACTCTGATAGACCTAAGCTTGATTACAATGCTGATGTTATGGAAAAGTTTTTGGTAGACTTCATCAATGCTCCTGATAGTCCGGTGAACAATTCGG ATAAGGACTTGGTGGTGTTTGGAGGAGGACATGCTGCTACCTTAGCAGTTCGTGCTGCAAAGAAGGGCTTGGTTAAGCCAAAAGCAATTGCTTCTATTGCTCCCACCTGGGCTGGTCCACTTCCTATTGTTTTTGGAAGAGATTCCAGCATGGAAACAAG GTATGGTTTCCTTAGAGGGACCTTAAGGGCCCCTGCTGTTGGTTGGATGATGTATAATGTACTTGTTAGCAATGAGAAATCAATAACATCACAATATAAGTCCCATGTTTATGCTGACCCTGAAAAGGTAACTCCATATATCATCGAGAGCCGATTTGCACTCACTAAACGGCAAGGTGCTCGCTATGTGCCTGCTGCTTTCTTGACTGGTTTACTTGACCCAGTAAAGTCCAGGGAGGAATTTGTCCAACTCTTTGCAGAGTTGGAGGGTAACATACCGTGTCTAGTTCTGGCAACAGCAGGTTCTCCGAAGAGGTCAAAAGCAGAGATGGAAGCACTTAAGGAGGCCAAAGGGGTCAGTAAGTATGTTGAAGTGCCAGGTGCTCTCCTTCCCCAGGAAGAGTGTCCTGAAATTGTTGCAGAACAGCTTTACAGATTTCTGCAAGAGATATATGAGCTGTAG
- the LOC101266012 gene encoding uncharacterized protein, with amino-acid sequence MESSGQWLEKALLELCGKIENGLDLDAEIISGLVSYCELAPPLDAKEYLDNIIGQDAGKSVTGEYLRRRGHSDLYQGTSASKLQAYVKPPSGDSLAAGTKKQVRAPKESKASSKQEILSTAETSNGRNLQRGSQGNSTKTTAPQSQASQKNSKKKKSEKVISLAEAAKGSIIFQQGKPCLCQARRHRLISNCLSCGKIVCEQEGEGPCNFCGALVLKEGSSYAGLDEGPVPISDAEEAAEAYAKRLVDYDRNSAARTTVIDDQSDYYEIEGNSWLSKEEKEILRKKKEEIEEAEHAKRNRVVMTFDLVGRKVLLNKDEAAEELQKGILFRPAEGKEATRIKPNPNLKVQPVFVDPGPRKTPKEKNNNKGPRNGLCLEITGRVQHDTSEHSRLIVEGKLHGSSSSKIVA; translated from the exons atgGAATCGTCAGGGCAATGGCTGGAGAAAGCGTTACTGGAGCTATGTGGCAAGATTGAGAACGGTCTTGATTTAGATGCTGAGATTATTTCTGGGCTTGTTTCTTATTGTGAGCTTGCTCCTCCTCTAGACGCTAAAGAATATCTTGAT AATATCATAGGTCAGGATGCTGGAAAAAGTGTGACGGGTGAGTATTTGAGACGGAGAGGTCATTCAGATTTATACCAAGGTACTTCTGCTTCCAAATTGCAAGCATATGTAAAGCCTCCTTCAGGTGATAGTCTGGCAGCTGGAACGAAAAAACAAGTACGCGCACCAAAAGAAAGTAAAGCCTCAAGTAAGCAGGAAATCCTGAGCACAGCTGAGACATCAAATGGACGAAACCTACAGAGAGGAAGTCAAGGGAACTCTACAAAAACAACTGCACCTCAATCCCAAGCAAGTCAAAAAaactctaaaaagaaaaaatcagaGAAAGTTATTTCTCTTGCTGAGGCTGCAAAAGGTTCCATAATATTTCAACAGGGGAAGCCATGCTTATGCCAAGCCCGCCGACACAGGCTGATAAGCAACTGTTTATCTTGTGGGAAGATAGTCTGTGAACAGGAAGGTGAAGGGCCTTGCAACTTTTGTGGTGCACTTGTGCTGAAGGAGGGAAGCTCATATGCTGGATTAGATGAAGGTCCAGTTCCAATTTCCGATGCTGAGGAAGCAGCTGAAGCGTATGCAAAGAGGCTAGTTGACTATGATCGGAACTCTGCAGCACGTACGACTGTTATCGATGACCAAAGTGACTACTATGAGATTGAGGGAAACAGCTGGTTGTCGAAGGAG GAAAAGGAAATTCTgaggaaaaagaaagaggaGATAGAAGAGGCTGAACATGCTAAACGAAATAGAGTCGTAATGACTTTTGACCTCGTCGGCCGCAAG GTTCTTTTAAATAAAGACGAGGCCGCTGAAGAACTGCAGAAGGGAATTCTCTTCAGACCAGCAGAGGGGAAGGAAGCAACCCGCATCAAACCTAACCCAAACCTAAAGGTACAACCTGTCTTTGTGGATCCAGGTCCCAGGAAAACCCCCAAGgagaagaataataataaaggcCCGAGAAATGGCTTGTGCTTGGAGATTACTGGGAGAGTGCAACATGATACCAGTGAACACTCACGTTTGATCGTAGAGGGCAAGCTACATGGATCTTCAAGTAGCAAAATCGTGGCATGA
- the LOC101267793 gene encoding myb-related protein 306, with protein sequence MGRPPCCDKIGVKKGPWTPEEDIILVSYIQQHGPGNWRAVPSNTGLLRCSKSCRLRWTNYLRPGIKRGNFTEHEEKMIIHLQALLGNRWAAIASYLPQRTDNDIKNYWNTHLRKKLKKLQGNDENSTQEGESSSSSQSNFSKGQWERRLQTDIHMARKALCEALSLDKSDSSANPIPAQQPVTGSSSYASSAENISRLLQNWMKNSPKSSELSRSNSETTQSSLNNPSIGSGSSPSEGTLSAATPEGFDSFFSEGNAFTPENSAIFQVESKPNFPNMNSENGYLFQAESKPSLEDSQVPFTLLEKWLFDDAINAPAQEDQFMAMGLGESADFF encoded by the exons ATGGGAAGGCCACCTTGCTGCGATAAAATAGGGGTGAAAAAAGGACCATGGACACCAGAAGAAGATATCATCTTGGTTTCATACATTCAACAACATGGTCCTGGTAACTGGAGAGCTGTTCCCAGTAATACTG GTTTGCTTAGATGCAGCAAAAGCTGTAGGCTCAGATGGACTAATTATCTCCGGCCCGGAATTAAACGTGGAAACTTCACTGAACATGAAGAAAAAATGATTATCCATCTTCAAGCTCTTCTAGGCAACAG atgGGCTGCGATTGCTTCGTATCTCCCACAAAGGACAGATAACGATATAAAAAATTACTGGAATACTCATCTGAGGAAAAAGCTGAAGAAACTTCAAGGGAATGATGAGAATAGTACTCAAGAAGGAGAAAGCTCATCATCATCACAATCCAATTTCTCAAAGGGACAGTGGGAGAGGAGGCTTCAAACAGATATCCACATGGCTAGAAAAGCCCTTTGTGAGGCTTTATCACTTGACAAATCTGATTCATCTGCTAATCCAATTCCAGCTCAACAACCCGTTACAGGATCCAGCTCTTATGCTTCCAGTGCGGAAAACATTTCTAGGTTACTtcaaaattggatgaaaaattCCCCCAAATCATCTGAATTAAGTCGATCAAATTCTGAGACAACTCAAAGCTCGTTGAATAACCCATCAATTGGGTCAGGGTCGAGTCCTAGTGAAGGTACCCTAAGTGCTGCAACACCTGAGGGATTTGACTCGTTTTTTAGTGAAGGCAATGCTTTCACACCTGAAAATTCAGCGATTTTTCAGGTTGAAAGCAAGCCAAATTTTCCGAACATGAATTCGGAAAATGGATATTTGTTTCAAGCGGAGAGCAAGCCAAGCTTGGAAGATTCACAAGTCCCGTTTACTTTGCTAGAGAAGTGGCTATTTGATGATGCTATTAATGCACCAGCACAAGAAGATCAGTTTATGGCGATGGGTTTGGGTGAATCTGCTGActttttttga
- the LOC101259327 gene encoding glutathione S-transferase U10-like, translating into MEEENDRVTLHGMWISTYAKKVELALKIKGIAFDYVEEDLSNKSSLLLKYNPIHKKVPLLLHRGKPLSESLVILEYIDETWNNLQPLLLPEDPYERATVRLWASYCLQISDTMKKAFISARDVEGGAFDELFEILKVMEEGMKDFFPGGRSKICAENLGLLDIIIVCSLATYKAAEEVVGTKILDPEKNPFVYSWVTTLLELPLVKETLPPHDKLVSRLDFIKKNGFRFQSNI; encoded by the exons atggaaGAGGAAAACGATAGAGTTACACTACATGGAATGTGGATTAGCACATATGCAAAGAAAGTGGAGTTAGCTCTCAAAATCAAAGGCATAGCATTTGATTATGTAGAAGAAGATTTGAGCAACAAAAGTTCTCTTCTTCTCAAGTACAATCCTATCCATAAGAAGGTTCCGCTACTCCTTCACCGCGGTAAGCCTCTTTCCGAGTCCCTCGTGATTCTTGAATATATCGATGAAACTTGGAACAACTTGCAGCCTCTATTATTACCAGAAGATCCCTATGAAAGAGCCACAGTTCGTCTCTGGGCTTCTTATTGCCTTCAG atATCGGACACCATGAAGAAAGCATTCATTTCAGCCAGGGATGTTGAGGGAGGAGCATTTGATGAATTATTTGAGATACTAAAAGTAATGGAAGAAGGAATGAAAGATTTTTTCCCTGGGGGAAGGTCTAAAATATGTGCTGAAAATTTGGGGCTTTTAGACATAATAATTGTGTGTTCACTAGCTACATATAAGGCAGCAGAAGAAGTAGTTGGAACGAAAATTTTGGACCCTGAAAAGAATCCATTTGTATATTCATGGGTGACTACTTTGCTTGAGCTGCCTTTGGTGAAAGAAACTCTGCCTCCACATGACAAGCTTGTTTCAAGACTTGACTTTATTAAGAAAAATGGCTTTAGGTTTCAATCCAATATTTGA
- the LOC101248761 gene encoding glutathione S-transferase U10, whose amino-acid sequence MWTQRKYQSGKMGEENKVTLHGMWLSPYVKRVELALKVKGIPFEYIEEDLSNKSPLILKYNPIHKKVPILVHNGKPVNESFVIVEYIDETWKNGPQLLPEDPYERSKVHFWAAYIQQVMESMLNIFTAEDQKQACNEFHQKFRLLEDGMKNFFPTIENRNIGLIDIWIVVAFGMCKAQEEAFGVNFLDPEKVPLIHSRVNSLLELPLLRETVPDHDKAVSFLRALKETSTKGQAH is encoded by the exons ATGTGGACTCAGAGAAAATATCAGAGTGGAAAAATGGGAGAAGAAAACAAGGTAACTCTACATGGAATGTGGCTTAGCCCTTATGTGAAGAGAGTTGAATTGGCTCTCAAAGTGAAAGGCATACCTTTTGAgtatatagaagaagatttaagCAACAAAAGTCCATTGATCCTCAAATACAACCCAATTCATAAAAAAGTCCCTATACTTGTTCACAATGGAAAGCCAGTAAACGAGTCATTTGTCATCGTTGAATACATAGACGAAACATGGAAGAATGGACCTCAACTCTTGCCAGAAGATCCTTATGAAAGATCCAAAGTCCACTTCTGGGCTGCGTATATACAACAG GTGATGGAGTCCATGCTCAATATATTCACTGCAGAAGACCAAAAACAGGCATGTAATGAATTTCATCAGAAATTTCGCTTGCTTGAAGATGGAATGAAGAATTTTTTTCCTACGATTGAAAACAGAAACATAGGGCTCATAGACATCTGGATTGTGGTAGCATTTGGCATGTGCAAAGCACAAGAAGAAGCATTTGGAGTGAACTTTCTGGATCCAGAGAAGGTTCCCCTGATTCACTCACGGGTTAATAGTCTACTCGAATTGCCACTGCTTAGAGAAACTGTTCCTGATCATGACAAGGCCGTATCATTTCTTCGAGCTTTGAAAGAAACAAGTACTAAAGGTCAAGCTCACTGA